The Christiangramia flava JLT2011 genome has a segment encoding these proteins:
- a CDS encoding DUF3570 domain-containing protein, translated as MMRNYTILLVFFLGSLQIFAQDSTSTFKKRVLEGTEIDFLGSYYSQDGNNAAVTGGLGTEKLTDAAPTVVVSIPINDDDVLTIDAGISAYTSASSSNIDPFDTNYADPFTASSGASSSDTWANVTGSYSHSNDDRNRIVSGKVSFSNEYDYTSIGFGGSYTWLFNEKNTEFTLHGNVYLDTWKIIYPYELRPYAQNRTFTYQNAASLGYAPAFRELTEKGRNSYSLGLNFSQILTERLQGSLLVDLVLQQGLLSTPFQRVYFQDFQDFFIDDFQLADDIEHLPDSRLKTAVGGRLNYYLNQTFVLRSYYRFYRDDWGIVSHTASLEVPVKLNDKFTVYPSYRYYQQSAADYFAPYNTHLSSEEYYTSDFDLSDFQANQYGIGINYTDIFTSLKIGSMGLKTIDLKYDYYQRDSGLHANIITFGLGFTEN; from the coding sequence ATGATGAGAAATTATACCATTTTGCTCGTTTTTTTTCTGGGAAGCCTGCAGATCTTCGCGCAGGATTCCACCAGTACTTTTAAGAAAAGAGTGCTGGAAGGTACCGAGATCGATTTCCTTGGAAGCTATTATTCGCAGGACGGAAACAATGCCGCGGTTACTGGCGGACTTGGAACCGAAAAACTCACCGATGCTGCTCCGACCGTAGTGGTTTCGATCCCGATCAATGACGATGACGTGCTGACCATCGATGCGGGAATTTCGGCTTATACTTCGGCTTCTTCCAGCAATATAGACCCTTTTGATACTAATTATGCCGATCCTTTTACCGCCTCTTCCGGGGCTTCCTCCAGCGACACCTGGGCAAATGTGACGGGCAGCTACAGCCATAGCAACGATGACCGCAACCGTATCGTAAGCGGAAAAGTTTCTTTTTCCAACGAATACGATTATACCTCAATTGGCTTTGGCGGAAGCTATACCTGGCTGTTCAATGAAAAAAATACCGAGTTCACGCTCCACGGAAATGTGTACCTCGATACCTGGAAGATCATTTATCCTTACGAGTTGCGGCCCTACGCTCAAAACCGAACCTTCACTTACCAGAATGCGGCCTCTTTGGGCTATGCCCCGGCTTTTCGAGAGTTGACCGAAAAAGGCCGAAATTCTTATTCTTTAGGCCTGAATTTTTCACAGATCCTGACGGAAAGACTGCAAGGTTCTTTACTGGTGGATCTCGTGCTGCAGCAGGGATTGCTTTCCACGCCATTTCAGCGGGTGTATTTCCAGGATTTTCAGGATTTCTTTATTGATGATTTTCAGCTGGCTGATGATATTGAGCACCTTCCTGATTCCCGCCTGAAGACCGCGGTGGGCGGCAGGTTGAATTATTACCTGAACCAGACCTTTGTCCTGCGTTCCTATTACCGCTTTTACCGCGATGATTGGGGAATCGTATCTCATACCGCCAGCCTGGAGGTACCGGTAAAATTGAACGATAAATTCACGGTTTATCCATCTTACCGATATTATCAGCAAAGCGCGGCCGATTATTTTGCGCCGTATAACACCCATTTATCTTCGGAAGAATATTATACTTCAGATTTTGATTTATCTGATTTTCAGGCGAACCAGTACGGAATTGGAATCAATTATACTGATATTTTCACCTCTCTTAAAATTGGAAGTATGGGGCTGAAGACCATCGACCTAAAATATGATTATTACCAGCGTGATTCCGGGCTGCATGCCAATATCATTACCTTCGGACTTGGATTTACCGAAAACTGA
- a CDS encoding efflux RND transporter permease subunit, producing the protein MTVQQPVIPKNKMGEKDQNTDKGWIAYMAKNSIAANLLMFILIGGGIWTMFHIQKEVFPQFQLDFVEINVGYPGSAPEEVEQGILMPIEEAVRGIQGIKEIVSTAREGSGNVTIELVAGTNRMKAFQDIDQAVNRIRTFPDDIDQPEVSLQDRVRDVMEVSLYGEVDIWTLRKLAERLRTRLLSNPEITQVELGNIPEYETRIEIPRHNLRQYNLTLGGVANIIAQSSEDVPAGSVETNSGEILLRMQERKQWAKEYGEITIINSPSGAQVKLQDIATITDGFEETGFHGQFNSTPSIGLEIFRVGDQSPMEIEEKVKEILEEFQLPLGVQSRIDSNRAEDYRERLSLLTENGIMAIFIVLIILALFLEYRLAFWVMVGMTVSFIGGMIVLPIIGVSINMISMFGFLVVLGIVVDDAIVVGENVYEYRQQGMNPLKAAIKGTKDISKPVVFSIMTTIIAFIPLLFMPGETGKFWWPLPVVVMVILVVSLMEALFILPAHLAHIKKKKKKGLILKLEKWQDRFSNGFNRVIDNYYRPFLEKCLKFRYITLSAALALLLMVGGYAYSDHMGMIMMPEVAADEIEAGIRLPVGTTPDQAAEVAEEVTRATQKMFEEHNLYEAAEGIKTNVRGQNFIDVEIVMLPPDERTMTGREMIALWRDNIGEIRGVDQITFEAERGPGGYQQDISVDLSHEDINVLEKSSRKFMESMKTFENTRDVNDNYNKGKLQYDFKLLPEGRNLGLTSNQVGRQVRDAFFGALAMRQLRGNNEVEIRVKLPYEERKDLNNLEEFIVRTNDSIEVPLLDVVSVNQEEAFTSINRRDGRRVVNVGMDVEPANTVSQVIERVENEILPQLRNDYPGLTWTFEGSQADMRESTSSLWGGFIMALLIIYALLAVAFGSYTQPLIVMSAIPFGIVGAVIGHIILGYDLSLVSLMGVIALTGVVVNDSLIMIDFANKEKEGKSAFEAIKEAGLRRFRPILLTTLTTFGGLTPIIMETSSQAFYLIPMAISLGFGIIFATSIILVIVPCLFLALEDLKNYFRSHKRHTLPSHSAG; encoded by the coding sequence ATGACAGTACAGCAACCAGTAATTCCGAAGAATAAGATGGGAGAAAAAGATCAGAATACCGATAAAGGCTGGATCGCATACATGGCAAAGAATTCCATTGCCGCAAACCTGCTCATGTTTATTCTGATTGGCGGAGGTATCTGGACGATGTTTCACATTCAGAAAGAAGTTTTCCCGCAATTTCAGCTTGATTTTGTAGAAATAAATGTGGGCTATCCCGGTTCTGCACCTGAAGAGGTGGAACAGGGAATTCTTATGCCCATCGAGGAAGCCGTTCGCGGCATCCAGGGAATCAAGGAGATCGTTTCCACAGCGCGGGAAGGATCTGGTAATGTAACCATTGAGCTGGTGGCGGGTACCAACCGTATGAAAGCCTTCCAGGACATTGACCAGGCAGTGAACAGGATTCGTACGTTTCCCGATGATATCGACCAACCGGAAGTGAGCCTGCAGGACCGGGTTCGTGATGTGATGGAGGTAAGTTTGTATGGTGAAGTTGATATCTGGACGCTTCGAAAACTGGCAGAAAGGCTGCGAACGAGACTTTTGAGTAACCCGGAAATTACGCAGGTGGAACTGGGCAATATTCCGGAATATGAGACGAGAATTGAAATTCCGCGTCATAATTTAAGACAGTACAATTTAACATTGGGCGGTGTAGCCAACATTATCGCACAATCAAGTGAGGATGTTCCTGCAGGGTCTGTAGAGACCAATTCCGGAGAAATCCTGTTACGCATGCAGGAACGCAAACAATGGGCAAAGGAATATGGTGAAATTACCATAATCAATTCACCTAGCGGTGCGCAGGTAAAACTTCAGGATATTGCTACCATCACCGACGGATTTGAGGAAACTGGTTTTCACGGTCAGTTTAATAGCACTCCTTCTATCGGCCTGGAGATCTTTAGAGTTGGTGATCAGTCACCCATGGAAATTGAAGAAAAGGTAAAGGAAATCCTGGAAGAATTTCAGTTACCGCTCGGAGTTCAGTCCAGGATCGATTCCAATCGTGCTGAAGATTACCGGGAACGTCTTTCACTTTTAACTGAAAATGGGATCATGGCAATTTTCATCGTTTTGATCATTCTTGCCCTGTTCCTCGAATATCGCCTGGCCTTCTGGGTGATGGTTGGAATGACGGTTTCCTTCATTGGAGGAATGATCGTTTTACCAATTATTGGAGTCAGTATCAATATGATCTCCATGTTTGGTTTCCTCGTTGTTCTGGGAATAGTGGTAGATGACGCCATTGTGGTGGGAGAAAATGTTTATGAATACCGGCAGCAAGGAATGAACCCTCTAAAGGCAGCAATTAAAGGAACTAAAGACATTTCCAAACCGGTCGTATTCAGTATTATGACCACGATCATCGCATTTATTCCGCTGCTCTTCATGCCCGGAGAAACAGGAAAGTTCTGGTGGCCGCTACCCGTTGTAGTGATGGTGATCCTGGTGGTTTCTTTAATGGAAGCCTTATTCATTCTACCAGCTCACCTGGCGCACATTAAAAAGAAAAAGAAAAAAGGTCTTATTCTGAAATTGGAAAAATGGCAGGATCGTTTTTCTAATGGTTTTAACCGGGTTATCGACAACTATTACCGGCCATTTTTAGAAAAATGTCTGAAATTCAGATATATCACGCTCAGTGCTGCATTAGCACTTTTGCTGATGGTTGGTGGTTATGCTTATAGCGATCACATGGGAATGATCATGATGCCCGAAGTTGCTGCCGATGAAATTGAAGCCGGTATCAGGCTTCCGGTTGGAACCACGCCAGACCAGGCTGCTGAAGTCGCAGAAGAAGTAACACGGGCCACCCAGAAAATGTTTGAAGAACACAATCTTTATGAAGCTGCGGAAGGGATCAAAACAAATGTGCGCGGTCAGAATTTTATCGATGTGGAGATCGTGATGTTGCCACCCGATGAGCGAACTATGACCGGCCGGGAGATGATCGCACTCTGGAGAGATAATATTGGAGAAATTCGCGGGGTGGACCAGATTACTTTTGAAGCTGAACGAGGTCCAGGTGGTTACCAGCAGGATATCAGTGTGGACCTTAGCCATGAAGATATCAACGTTCTGGAAAAATCAAGCAGAAAGTTCATGGAAAGCATGAAGACTTTTGAAAATACTCGTGATGTAAACGATAATTACAATAAAGGAAAACTTCAATATGACTTTAAACTGTTACCTGAAGGTCGAAATCTGGGATTGACCTCCAACCAAGTGGGTCGCCAGGTACGGGATGCGTTTTTTGGAGCGCTCGCCATGCGACAGTTGAGAGGAAATAATGAAGTAGAGATCAGGGTAAAACTACCATATGAAGAGCGTAAAGATCTAAACAACCTGGAAGAATTTATCGTTCGCACCAATGATAGTATTGAAGTACCACTTCTCGATGTGGTAAGCGTGAACCAGGAAGAAGCATTTACCAGCATCAACCGTCGTGACGGAAGAAGGGTCGTGAATGTGGGTATGGACGTAGAACCTGCAAATACCGTTAGCCAGGTGATTGAACGTGTAGAAAATGAAATTTTACCACAGCTAAGAAACGATTATCCGGGACTTACATGGACATTTGAAGGCAGCCAGGCAGATATGCGCGAATCTACCAGCAGTCTCTGGGGCGGCTTTATCATGGCGCTTTTGATCATTTACGCATTGCTCGCAGTAGCTTTTGGAAGTTATACGCAGCCACTCATCGTCATGTCTGCTATTCCCTTCGGAATTGTGGGTGCAGTTATCGGCCATATTATCCTTGGTTATGATCTTTCACTGGTTAGTTTAATGGGTGTTATTGCTTTAACGGGAGTTGTGGTCAATGACTCGCTGATTATGATCGACTTTGCCAATAAGGAAAAAGAAGGCAAATCGGCATTTGAGGCAATTAAAGAAGCTGGTCTAAGGCGTTTCAGGCCAATCTTGTTGACGACTTTGACAACTTTCGGCGGACTAACACCTATCATCATGGAAACATCCAGCCAGGCTTTCTATCTAATTCCCATGGCGATCTCGCTAGGTTTTGGGATTATCTTCGCCACTTCAATCATCCTGGTCATCGTTCCCTGTTTATTCCTGGCTTTAGAAGACCTGAAGAACTATTTCCGGTCGCACAAGCGGCACACACTACCCAGCCATTCTGCTGGTTAA
- a CDS encoding efflux RND transporter periplasmic adaptor subunit: MINKRIILISMGILAAAILVIVLIFSTEPTAQSEGATKESAMLVSTVPAKKGNFTPNIVATGTVRPLNDVILSPLVNGQITRRSEKFVPGGFVKKGEVLLQIDPTDYQNNLELRKSELLQAQTDLEMEMGRQKIARQELQLIGGDTLSEEQKDLVLRQPQLNAIKARIQSAQAAVNQARTNLGRSTITAPFDAHIVNQNATVGSQVSPGDNLGRLTGTDFYWVNITVPVNKLRWLDFKQDSNGIGSMVKIMNETAWGEDAFREGFLDQQIGALDDQTRLARLLVKVPDPLATEKDSTDKPKMIIGSFVEANIQAKEIEDVVRLNRDFIRSNNTVWVMKDGKLEIREVKILLNDAQYAYITEGVNNGEEVVTSNISTVTEGAALRKENDSTATSNSEE; encoded by the coding sequence ATGATCAATAAAAGAATTATACTGATAAGCATGGGAATCCTGGCGGCCGCCATACTGGTCATCGTTCTCATATTTTCTACGGAACCCACCGCGCAAAGTGAAGGTGCCACAAAAGAATCGGCGATGCTGGTGAGCACTGTACCTGCAAAAAAGGGCAATTTCACTCCGAATATCGTCGCCACCGGAACTGTAAGACCACTGAATGATGTAATTCTTAGTCCGTTAGTGAATGGACAGATCACCAGAAGATCTGAAAAGTTCGTTCCAGGCGGTTTTGTAAAAAAAGGAGAAGTACTGCTACAAATAGATCCAACCGATTATCAGAATAACCTGGAGCTACGAAAAAGCGAATTATTACAGGCCCAAACCGACCTGGAAATGGAAATGGGAAGGCAAAAAATCGCACGACAGGAATTACAATTAATTGGTGGCGACACACTTTCCGAAGAACAAAAAGACCTTGTTCTGAGACAACCTCAGCTCAATGCAATAAAGGCCAGAATCCAATCAGCACAGGCAGCCGTTAACCAGGCGCGTACAAATCTAGGACGTAGTACTATCACCGCTCCTTTCGATGCTCATATAGTAAACCAAAATGCCACTGTCGGCTCGCAGGTATCCCCCGGTGACAACCTCGGGCGACTCACCGGAACCGATTTCTACTGGGTCAATATTACCGTTCCTGTAAATAAACTCCGCTGGCTCGATTTTAAACAAGATAGTAATGGTATCGGTTCTATGGTAAAGATCATGAATGAAACAGCCTGGGGAGAAGATGCTTTCAGGGAAGGTTTTCTTGATCAGCAAATTGGTGCGTTAGATGATCAGACCAGGCTTGCCCGTTTGCTCGTGAAAGTGCCTGATCCGCTCGCGACCGAAAAAGATTCTACTGATAAACCGAAAATGATCATTGGTTCATTCGTAGAAGCAAATATCCAGGCAAAGGAAATCGAAGATGTGGTAAGATTGAACAGGGATTTCATCAGAAGCAATAATACGGTATGGGTGATGAAGGACGGGAAACTGGAGATCAGAGAGGTGAAAATTCTGCTGAATGATGCCCAGTATGCCTATATCACTGAAGGAGTGAATAATGGTGAAGAAGTAGTTACCAGTAATATCAGCACGGTAACAGAAGGAGCTGCCCTTCGAAAAGAAAATGACAGTACAGCAACCAGTAATTCCGAAGAATAA
- a CDS encoding efflux transporter outer membrane subunit encodes MEQPENFSYSGSEVVSEEWWKEFNDPKLNTLIDSALTNNLNLATTWEQFQEAKAIRKRQSTFLLPDIEAQSRAAMSRPEPDFAGGENVQLGVSAAYELDLWGRIRASVQAEDFRMQASYFDYKAAAISLSAEIASTWYELVTATEQLQLVEEQIKTNEDIMKLIRARFGAGTIRAVDILRQEQLLKSTQDLRIIYETDVATLQNQLAILVGKPPQNFSETALDSLPQISQLPETGLPLELVRNRPDVQRQYALLMAADRDMAEAVRNKFPRLSLNLTAQVRSNNFQNLFNEWAYTLAGNLVAPLIYWGRLRAEVDRTEAVKNQQLYQYGQSVLTAFQEVEDALIREQKQKQRIEILAERLELAQKTNKQLQIEFINGLSEYLDVLLSLDQQQQLQRNMLQRKREKVQIRIDLYRALAGGFDTGRSPPVE; translated from the coding sequence GTGGAGCAACCTGAAAATTTTTCCTATTCCGGCAGCGAGGTCGTTTCCGAAGAATGGTGGAAGGAATTTAATGATCCTAAGCTCAATACGCTAATCGACTCGGCTCTTACCAACAACCTGAACCTGGCCACCACCTGGGAACAGTTTCAGGAAGCTAAAGCCATCAGGAAAAGGCAATCCACATTTTTACTGCCAGATATAGAAGCGCAGTCCCGTGCCGCTATGAGCAGACCGGAACCCGATTTTGCAGGTGGTGAAAATGTACAATTGGGAGTTTCCGCAGCTTATGAACTGGACTTGTGGGGACGCATCAGAGCTTCCGTACAGGCAGAAGATTTCAGGATGCAGGCTTCGTATTTTGATTACAAAGCAGCGGCCATAAGCCTTTCTGCGGAAATCGCTTCTACCTGGTATGAATTGGTGACCGCAACCGAGCAATTGCAATTGGTTGAAGAACAGATCAAGACCAATGAAGATATCATGAAACTGATTCGTGCTCGTTTTGGTGCCGGGACGATCAGGGCCGTAGATATTCTTAGACAGGAACAATTACTGAAATCTACACAGGACCTTCGCATTATTTACGAGACAGACGTAGCGACACTCCAGAATCAGCTGGCGATATTGGTGGGAAAACCTCCTCAGAATTTTTCTGAAACAGCCTTAGATAGTCTTCCGCAGATTTCGCAGTTACCCGAAACTGGCCTGCCGTTGGAACTCGTGAGGAACCGGCCGGATGTACAGCGACAATATGCCCTTTTAATGGCAGCTGATCGTGATATGGCGGAGGCAGTTCGAAATAAATTTCCCAGGCTTAGCTTGAATCTTACCGCACAGGTTCGTTCCAATAATTTTCAAAATCTATTCAACGAATGGGCTTATACTCTCGCTGGAAATCTCGTAGCTCCGCTTATATACTGGGGTCGTCTAAGAGCGGAAGTTGACCGCACTGAAGCGGTTAAGAATCAGCAGTTATACCAATACGGACAGTCGGTGCTTACCGCTTTTCAGGAGGTGGAAGATGCATTGATAAGGGAACAAAAGCAAAAACAACGTATAGAAATACTGGCAGAACGACTGGAGCTCGCACAAAAAACAAATAAACAGTTACAAATAGAATTCATAAACGGTCTGAGCGAATACCTGGATGTCCTGCTTTCACTGGACCAGCAACAGCAGCTACAGCGGAATATGCTTCAGCGAAAAAGAGAAAAAGTTCAAATCAGGATCGATCTGTATCGTGCGCTTGCGGGCGGATTTGATACCGGAAGATCGCCACCTGTAGAATAA
- a CDS encoding response regulator: protein MVKPIFYQKFIRYAAVMIWCVSFLAMLGWLLGIEVLTQVLPDLPTMKFNTAFSFFLLACVIFCTQEKRCFKISQVLNFLLLALTLTTLLQDIGSLNFGIDQLITLDQRGIDRGNPTPGRMSMATSLSFILLSISLMLIRSGNKKARKLASYFTLLVVLTAFFAIIAFIYQVPTFNKITFISSMAIHTAIGFLISGMAISLIIPKYGITELFTSKRLGSFMIRKLFFQLLLAIVLVSYLTLWAFRKGYFAADFSISLVAVLLIFVSVLMLMFVATTINRIDREKRAAQQELQAIQLYLNATPDPLIVVNKKGAIEVANQLMTSVFGYTSEELEGKTMTSLIPQRFHAKHREHLQTYLEQIDSEKRNKKKQHGSTVIEVFAVKKNGEEFPVEMTLNSTRTANGFITIAAFRDISRRVNAENKLQTALEASIVGIWDFDLVNNQLHWDETMYRLYGSSSSTEQSNYELWKSRVHEDDVDEIETLLQAAIAGNAHYDTNFRVIWPDGSLHYIMAKGTVYRDENNKPVRMLGTNWDVTEQKALESSLVEARRKAEQASKSKSEFLANMSHEIRTPLNGIIGFTDLLMKTPLTESQDEYLRNVNISANLLLDVINDILDFSKIEAGKIELHWEEIDIYELCEQTIDIVRHQADQKKLEVLLNIDPNVKRYIYADPVRLRQILTNLLANAVKFTKKGEVELKIESQKCPGNQESKACFLFKVRDTGIGIAANKMHKIFGAFDQEDTSTTRKYGGTGLGLTISNKLLALMDSRLQVKSELHKGSEFYFEVEFDASDRKPSQKGNLDHHIRKALVVDDNQRNRQILEGMLATMDIETVLAANGIEAINLLKNQQFDLAIVDYNMPYMSGTDVIKYFRKTLNLTSEEFPIMLLHSTSEDAVIVQATRDYEINYTATKPINSDRLKNIIDKLGKEVAPKTENEHFSEAVSENKSTIASEENITVLVAEDNPVNQLLAREILGKVVPNARLFMVENGLEAVEAYQSEKPDLIFMDIQMPEMNGLEATREIRKIEETLKVHIPIIAFTARALKGERETCLANGMDDYLSKPIVLEKLKTVLDHYLVS, encoded by the coding sequence ATGGTCAAACCCATCTTTTATCAGAAATTTATCCGCTACGCCGCTGTCATGATCTGGTGCGTATCTTTCCTAGCAATGCTTGGATGGCTGCTGGGTATTGAAGTATTGACGCAGGTTTTACCAGATCTGCCCACGATGAAATTCAATACGGCATTCTCTTTCTTTTTGCTCGCATGTGTGATTTTCTGTACCCAGGAAAAACGCTGTTTTAAGATTTCCCAGGTTCTCAATTTTCTCCTTTTAGCACTTACCCTTACCACGCTGTTGCAGGATATTGGAAGTTTGAATTTTGGGATCGATCAGCTCATTACTTTAGACCAGAGAGGGATTGACCGCGGGAATCCTACTCCCGGCCGCATGTCTATGGCTACCTCGCTCAGTTTCATCTTACTCAGCATTTCGCTGATGCTTATTCGATCGGGCAACAAAAAAGCCAGGAAACTCGCCTCCTATTTCACGCTGCTTGTGGTACTAACGGCGTTTTTCGCGATCATCGCCTTTATCTACCAGGTCCCAACCTTCAATAAGATCACCTTTATTTCTTCCATGGCGATCCATACTGCGATCGGTTTTTTGATCTCCGGAATGGCCATCTCTCTGATCATCCCAAAATACGGGATCACCGAACTTTTTACCAGCAAGAGACTGGGCAGTTTCATGATCCGGAAGCTGTTCTTCCAGTTGCTGCTCGCCATTGTACTGGTTTCCTACCTTACTTTATGGGCTTTCAGAAAAGGCTATTTCGCTGCTGATTTTTCGATCTCCCTCGTCGCGGTATTACTGATATTTGTTAGCGTTTTGATGCTGATGTTCGTTGCCACGACCATCAACCGGATTGATCGGGAGAAACGTGCCGCGCAGCAGGAATTACAGGCAATACAACTCTACCTCAACGCCACTCCAGATCCCCTGATCGTGGTGAATAAAAAAGGAGCCATCGAAGTCGCCAACCAGCTAATGACCAGTGTTTTCGGATATACTTCGGAAGAACTGGAAGGTAAAACCATGACATCGCTCATTCCGCAGCGATTCCACGCTAAACACCGGGAACATTTGCAGACCTACCTTGAGCAGATCGATTCCGAAAAACGAAATAAAAAGAAACAGCATGGTTCTACGGTCATTGAAGTTTTCGCGGTTAAGAAGAACGGCGAGGAATTTCCGGTGGAAATGACGTTGAATTCCACCCGAACTGCCAACGGCTTTATTACCATTGCCGCTTTCCGCGATATCAGCCGAAGGGTGAATGCCGAGAACAAACTGCAAACTGCCCTCGAAGCATCGATCGTGGGGATTTGGGATTTTGACCTGGTAAACAACCAGCTTCACTGGGATGAAACCATGTACCGCCTCTACGGAAGTAGTTCCAGCACAGAACAGTCTAATTACGAGCTCTGGAAAAGCAGGGTTCACGAGGACGACGTGGATGAAATCGAAACGCTGCTACAGGCTGCCATTGCGGGAAATGCCCATTATGATACCAATTTCCGCGTGATCTGGCCAGACGGTTCCCTGCACTATATCATGGCAAAAGGCACCGTATATCGCGATGAAAATAACAAGCCTGTGAGAATGCTGGGCACGAACTGGGATGTAACCGAACAGAAAGCCCTGGAGAGCTCACTGGTAGAAGCCCGGCGCAAAGCTGAACAAGCCAGTAAATCAAAGTCGGAATTCCTGGCCAATATGAGCCATGAGATCCGTACGCCGCTAAACGGGATCATCGGTTTTACCGATCTGCTGATGAAAACCCCGCTAACCGAAAGTCAGGACGAATACCTTCGAAACGTCAATATATCGGCAAACCTGTTGTTGGATGTGATCAACGATATCCTTGATTTCTCGAAGATCGAGGCCGGAAAGATCGAATTGCACTGGGAAGAGATCGACATCTACGAGCTTTGCGAACAAACCATTGATATTGTTAGGCACCAGGCCGATCAAAAGAAACTTGAAGTCCTGCTGAACATCGATCCGAATGTAAAACGCTACATCTACGCCGATCCCGTGCGACTACGGCAAATTCTCACCAATTTATTGGCAAACGCCGTGAAATTCACGAAAAAAGGGGAAGTGGAATTGAAGATCGAAAGCCAAAAATGCCCAGGAAATCAGGAAAGTAAAGCCTGTTTTCTTTTCAAGGTTCGGGATACGGGAATTGGTATCGCGGCAAATAAAATGCACAAGATCTTTGGTGCTTTTGACCAGGAAGACACCTCGACAACTCGAAAATATGGCGGAACGGGCCTTGGTCTTACCATTAGCAACAAATTGCTGGCTTTGATGGATTCCAGACTACAGGTGAAAAGTGAGCTGCACAAAGGCAGCGAATTTTATTTCGAGGTCGAGTTTGATGCTTCAGACCGTAAACCCTCACAAAAGGGGAACCTGGATCACCACATTCGCAAAGCACTGGTGGTAGACGACAACCAGCGGAACAGGCAAATCCTGGAAGGCATGCTCGCCACGATGGATATTGAGACCGTCCTGGCGGCCAACGGGATCGAAGCCATCAACCTTCTGAAAAACCAACAGTTTGACCTGGCGATTGTAGATTACAACATGCCCTATATGTCTGGGACCGATGTAATCAAATATTTCCGAAAGACGCTGAATTTAACTTCGGAAGAATTCCCGATCATGCTGCTCCACAGCACTTCTGAAGATGCAGTCATCGTACAGGCCACACGGGACTACGAGATCAATTACACGGCGACCAAGCCGATCAATTCAGATCGCCTTAAAAACATTATCGATAAACTCGGTAAGGAGGTGGCTCCAAAGACAGAAAACGAGCATTTTTCCGAAGCAGTTTCCGAAAACAAAAGCACGATCGCTTCCGAAGAAAATATTACCGTGCTGGTGGCAGAAGACAATCCTGTGAACCAGTTGCTCGCCAGGGAGATTTTAGGAAAAGTCGTCCCCAACGCGCGTTTGTTCATGGTTGAAAATGGTCTCGAAGCCGTGGAGGCCTATCAATCTGAAAAACCAGACCTTATTTTTATGGATATCCAGATGCCGGAAATGAACGGTTTGGAAGCGACCAGGGAAATACGGAAGATCGAAGAAACGCTGAAAGTTCATATTCCTATCATTGCATTTACCGCACGGGCCTTGAAAGGGGAACGCGAAACCTGCCTGGCCAATGGCATGGACGATTACCTTTCCAAACCCATCGTCCTGGAAAAATTAAAGACCGTATTAGACCATTACCTGGTTTCCTAG
- a CDS encoding DUF6691 family protein has translation MRYFTYLIIGIFFGIIMYKSEAASWFRIYEMFQFGSFHMYGIIGSALVIGIIGVQVIKAKKIKALDGSDMSLAPKDKSVARYLIGGIIFGLGWALAGACPGPMYVLAGSGYVTILVVILGAVFGTFLYGLLRKKLPH, from the coding sequence ATGAGATATTTCACCTATTTGATCATTGGTATTTTCTTCGGAATTATCATGTATAAATCGGAAGCTGCCTCCTGGTTCCGAATCTACGAAATGTTCCAGTTCGGTAGTTTTCACATGTACGGTATCATTGGTTCAGCACTTGTGATCGGGATTATTGGGGTACAGGTCATCAAAGCCAAGAAGATCAAGGCTTTGGATGGTAGTGATATGAGCCTTGCTCCTAAAGACAAAAGCGTTGCCCGCTACCTTATTGGAGGGATCATTTTTGGTCTTGGCTGGGCGCTGGCCGGTGCCTGTCCTGGCCCAATGTATGTACTGGCCGGTTCTGGTTACGTGACCATTCTGGTTGTGATTCTCGGAGCTGTTTTCGGAACATTCTTATACGGATTGCTCAGAAAAAAATTGCCTCACTAA